From a single Pseudalkalibacillus hwajinpoensis genomic region:
- a CDS encoding gamma carbonic anhydrase family protein, which translates to MLFSYNGKKPAIYEDVFIAPGAKIIGDVTIGKESSVWFNAVLRGDEAPIRIGKGCNIQDNCTCHLFEGFPLVLEDEVSVGHNAILHGCTIRRGALIGMGSIVLDGAEIGEGSLIGANTLIPSGKKIPPNSMVLGSPGKVIRGLSARDKELIALTIETYKTKGKEFKEQHITSKI; encoded by the coding sequence ATGTTATTTTCGTATAATGGTAAAAAGCCCGCTATTTATGAAGATGTATTTATAGCGCCTGGAGCTAAAATCATTGGTGATGTGACAATTGGAAAGGAGTCGAGCGTGTGGTTTAATGCTGTTCTCCGAGGAGACGAAGCACCTATCCGTATCGGGAAAGGATGCAATATTCAGGACAACTGCACCTGCCATCTTTTTGAAGGATTTCCACTTGTATTGGAAGACGAAGTATCCGTTGGTCACAACGCCATTCTGCATGGTTGCACCATCAGGAGGGGTGCGTTAATTGGGATGGGATCTATCGTCCTTGATGGGGCAGAAATTGGAGAAGGATCACTCATTGGAGCTAATACCCTCATCCCATCAGGCAAGAAAATTCCACCGAATTCCATGGTGCTCGGGTCACCAGGCAAAGTAATCAGGGGGCTTTCGGCCAGAGACAAGGAATTAATTGCCCTAACAATTGAAACATATAAGACAAAGGGAAAAGAATTTAAAGAGCAGCACATTACAAGCAAAATATAA
- the paaX gene encoding phenylacetic acid degradation operon negative regulatory protein PaaX: MNESLNTRSMIFTLYGEYIRHYGNEIWIGSLIRLLKEFGHNDQSVRAAISRMNKQGWVQSRKEGNKSFYYLTERGVKRMDEAAKRIFKLQPSEWDGRWRMLLYTIPEEKRHIRDELRKELVWSGFGSSSASLWMSPNHLEEQVELLIEKYDISEHVHFFVADYKGPHESRALVEECWDLNDISEKYREFIKTYSERYVVDRSKIEKGKMSDGECFVERARLVHEYRKFLFVDPGLPPELLPHEWPGEHAAMLFSDYYKTLAHPASQFFEKVFKEGNELNKDNGYDALQHPLLIDRI; this comes from the coding sequence ATGAATGAAAGCTTAAACACGCGATCAATGATCTTCACTTTATATGGAGAATACATTAGACATTATGGTAATGAAATTTGGATTGGAAGTCTTATTCGGCTCTTGAAAGAATTTGGACACAATGATCAATCTGTTCGAGCAGCCATCTCTAGAATGAACAAGCAGGGCTGGGTCCAGTCAAGAAAAGAAGGTAATAAAAGCTTTTACTATCTGACAGAGCGTGGTGTGAAGCGGATGGATGAAGCGGCAAAGAGGATTTTTAAGCTACAGCCTTCCGAATGGGATGGCAGGTGGCGGATGCTGCTTTATACGATTCCAGAAGAAAAACGGCACATTCGAGACGAGCTTCGTAAAGAGCTTGTTTGGAGTGGGTTCGGAAGCTCATCAGCTAGTCTATGGATGTCCCCGAACCACCTTGAAGAACAGGTAGAGCTGCTGATCGAGAAGTATGACATTAGTGAACATGTTCATTTCTTTGTTGCTGACTATAAAGGACCTCATGAGAGCAGAGCACTTGTGGAAGAATGCTGGGACTTAAATGATATCAGTGAGAAGTATCGTGAGTTTATTAAAACTTACAGTGAACGTTATGTCGTGGACCGAAGTAAGATTGAAAAAGGTAAAATGAGTGACGGCGAATGCTTTGTTGAACGAGCCAGACTGGTTCATGAATACCGGAAGTTTTTATTCGTAGATCCCGGACTTCCACCAGAGCTTCTTCCGCATGAATGGCCTGGAGAACATGCAGCGATGTTATTTAGCGATTATTACAAAACGCTTGCACATCCTGCTTCACAGTTTTTTGAAAAAGTTTTCAAAGAAGGTAACGAGTTAAACAAGGACAACGGCTACGATGCGCTGCAACATCCGCTGCTTATAGATCGTATTTAA
- a CDS encoding enoyl-CoA hydratase-related protein: MAVVTYEVKNQVGYVTLNRPDVLNCFNYETLSVLQGIVDEIYIDREIRAVIFMGAGEKAFSAGADLKERRTLTDSEVRRNVKKIREVFSSVESLPQPTIAALNGYAFGGGFELALACDFRYSVEGTKMGLTETSLGIIPGAGGTQRLPRLIGTAKAMELVLTARKLSSEEAHEYGILNGVIKRDALLPTCENLAFEICRNAPVAVQQAKFAVREGMNVDRHTGMAIESKAYEVTIPTKDRLEALNAFAEKRKPEFKGE; encoded by the coding sequence ATGGCAGTTGTTACATACGAAGTGAAGAATCAGGTCGGATACGTTACACTTAATCGTCCTGACGTACTAAATTGTTTTAACTATGAAACACTCTCTGTACTACAGGGAATCGTGGATGAGATTTATATAGATCGAGAGATAAGGGCAGTTATTTTTATGGGCGCAGGTGAAAAGGCTTTCAGCGCTGGCGCTGACTTGAAGGAAAGAAGGACATTAACCGACAGTGAAGTACGTCGAAACGTAAAGAAAATTCGCGAAGTTTTTTCATCCGTTGAATCTCTTCCACAGCCGACAATTGCAGCGCTGAATGGTTATGCGTTCGGCGGTGGTTTTGAGCTTGCGCTTGCATGTGACTTTCGTTATTCCGTAGAAGGAACCAAAATGGGGCTAACAGAAACGAGTCTGGGCATTATTCCTGGTGCAGGTGGCACGCAACGCCTTCCACGACTAATTGGCACTGCGAAAGCAATGGAACTAGTGTTAACAGCTCGTAAACTATCATCAGAAGAAGCGCATGAATATGGGATTTTAAACGGGGTTATAAAACGTGACGCCTTACTGCCAACCTGTGAGAATCTTGCTTTTGAAATATGCCGCAATGCGCCAGTTGCCGTACAGCAGGCGAAATTTGCTGTGAGAGAAGGTATGAATGTAGATCGTCATACCGGTATGGCTATTGAATCAAAGGCATATGAAGTAACCATTCCTACAAAAGATCGCCTGGAAGCGCTGAATGCATTCGCTGAGAAGCGCAAGCCTGAATTTAAAGGAGAGTAA
- a CDS encoding enoyl-CoA hydratase-related protein encodes MFETIEYEVKERVSWIRLNRPDKLNAFTFRMNEEVKEAVKKATDDQDVRCIVITGNGRAFCSGQDLNGVEEGLDHGEMLRTAYNPMVKQIVSSSKPVVAAINGVAAGAGMSLALACDFRLAHESASFIEAFVHVGLVPDSGSTYFLPRLIGHAKALELAMLGEKVSAPDAKELGLVTEIFSDEQWEQGIVEFANRLAGLPPKAAALIKQTLIKSFESSLDEVLESEAVAQREAGQTNDHIEGIKAFTEKRKPIFHGS; translated from the coding sequence ATGTTTGAGACGATTGAATATGAGGTGAAGGAGCGAGTCAGCTGGATTCGTTTAAATCGACCGGATAAATTGAATGCGTTTACATTCAGGATGAACGAAGAAGTAAAGGAAGCTGTGAAAAAGGCGACGGATGATCAGGATGTGCGTTGTATCGTCATAACGGGAAATGGAAGAGCTTTTTGTTCAGGGCAGGATTTAAATGGAGTAGAAGAGGGATTGGATCATGGAGAAATGCTCCGGACTGCCTACAACCCAATGGTGAAGCAGATTGTATCCTCGAGTAAGCCGGTCGTAGCAGCTATTAATGGCGTTGCCGCAGGGGCAGGGATGAGCCTTGCTCTTGCCTGTGATTTTCGTCTCGCGCATGAGAGTGCCAGTTTTATTGAGGCATTTGTTCACGTAGGGCTTGTGCCTGATTCCGGAAGCACGTACTTCTTACCCCGTCTGATCGGTCATGCAAAGGCGCTGGAGCTTGCTATGCTGGGGGAAAAAGTAAGTGCGCCGGACGCGAAAGAACTTGGTCTTGTCACGGAAATCTTTTCTGATGAACAATGGGAGCAGGGAATCGTTGAATTTGCGAATCGCCTTGCTGGACTTCCGCCTAAAGCAGCGGCTCTTATCAAACAAACCCTCATAAAAAGCTTTGAAAGCAGTCTTGATGAGGTACTTGAGTCAGAAGCTGTAGCCCAACGTGAAGCGGGGCAAACAAATGACCATATAGAAGGCATTAAGGCGTTTACCGAAAAGAGAAAACCGATTTTTCATGGCAGTTAA
- a CDS encoding EthD family reductase, producing MVKVIALYKQPENEQKFDEHYFNTHAPITSKIPGLKKMDVTKIVGSPMGKSEYYLMCEMYYEDHESMKAGMKSQEGKASGKDLMSFAGDLVTLMIGEEVGKTADTKN from the coding sequence ATGGTTAAAGTGATCGCCTTGTACAAACAGCCGGAGAACGAGCAGAAGTTTGATGAGCATTATTTTAATACGCACGCGCCAATCACATCAAAAATTCCTGGATTAAAGAAAATGGATGTCACCAAAATCGTAGGCTCTCCAATGGGGAAAAGCGAATATTACTTAATGTGTGAAATGTATTATGAAGATCATGAGTCAATGAAGGCTGGAATGAAATCACAGGAAGGAAAAGCATCAGGGAAAGATTTAATGAGCTTTGCTGGCGACCTGGTGACGCTTATGATTGGAGAAGAAGTCGGCAAAACGGCAGATACAAAGAATTAG
- the paaD gene encoding 1,2-phenylacetyl-CoA epoxidase subunit PaaD, producing MILKEKVMQALETVKDPEIPSISVVDLGMVYDVRTLDGHVEIDAMPTFSGCPALDIIKRNLTMVVEGIPGVSSATVTFIRHPIWTTDRVSEKGRRELKKFGIAPPEDHEGSEWRIPCPYCGSVYTTMENLFGPAACRSILYCKACKNPFEAMKPVSI from the coding sequence GTGATCCTTAAAGAGAAGGTTATGCAGGCCCTTGAAACAGTAAAAGATCCAGAGATTCCATCAATCAGTGTTGTTGACCTTGGAATGGTTTATGATGTGAGGACGCTGGATGGTCATGTGGAAATTGATGCGATGCCAACATTCTCCGGTTGTCCTGCTTTAGATATCATCAAGAGGAATTTGACGATGGTTGTGGAAGGTATTCCAGGGGTGAGTTCGGCCACTGTTACGTTTATCCGGCACCCTATCTGGACAACGGATCGAGTCTCAGAAAAAGGGAGGCGTGAGTTGAAGAAGTTTGGAATCGCACCGCCTGAAGATCATGAGGGGAGTGAGTGGCGCATACCATGCCCATATTGCGGATCCGTTTATACTACGATGGAAAATCTTTTCGGTCCAGCGGCATGTAGAAGTATCCTGTATTGCAAGGCCTGCAAAAATCCATTTGAAGCGATGAAGCCTGTATCTATTTAA
- the paaC gene encoding 1,2-phenylacetyl-CoA epoxidase subunit PaaC: protein MESVEYRSCLIELLYQLADDDFILAYRGSEWLGLAPHIEEDVAFSSISQDLMGHASLYYSLLEELGEGMADELTHQRPPEKFRNAILLELPNGTGTFLENPYYDWAFTVVRNYLYTLAKKVRLDSIKKESYTPLQHLAQKISIEMSYHLMHWETWFRQLMNSTPEARERMESAVRIVLGDLGGVFSYGDVGDAMVRLALMESEDILKERFRNILKQVQLEFKMKQGNGRNGVHTEHLTAALATLSEVYQSIPAAEW from the coding sequence ATGGAATCTGTTGAATATCGCAGTTGTTTAATAGAGTTACTTTATCAGCTAGCAGACGATGATTTTATTCTAGCGTATCGTGGATCAGAGTGGCTCGGGCTCGCTCCTCATATTGAAGAAGATGTGGCTTTCTCTTCGATCAGCCAGGATTTAATGGGGCATGCTTCCCTTTATTATTCTCTATTAGAAGAATTAGGCGAAGGAATGGCAGATGAACTCACGCATCAGAGACCTCCGGAAAAGTTTCGAAATGCGATTCTTCTTGAACTACCGAATGGAACGGGCACATTTCTTGAGAATCCATACTATGATTGGGCATTTACCGTCGTACGAAATTATTTATACACTCTAGCCAAAAAGGTTCGACTTGATTCGATTAAGAAAGAATCATACACCCCTTTACAGCATCTTGCCCAAAAAATTTCGATTGAAATGAGCTATCACTTGATGCACTGGGAAACTTGGTTCAGACAGTTGATGAACAGTACGCCTGAAGCTCGGGAACGGATGGAGTCAGCTGTGAGAATAGTACTTGGAGACTTAGGTGGGGTCTTTTCATATGGTGATGTGGGGGATGCTATGGTGAGGCTGGCCCTAATGGAGAGTGAAGATATCCTCAAAGAGCGTTTTAGAAACATACTCAAACAGGTTCAGTTGGAATTTAAAATGAAACAGGGTAATGGAAGAAATGGTGTTCACACGGAACACTTAACTGCTGCATTAGCGACTCTTTCAGAAGTCTATCAGTCTATTCCAGCTGCTGAGTGGTAG
- the paaB gene encoding 1,2-phenylacetyl-CoA epoxidase subunit PaaB, which produces MSETDNGFYQVFEVFSKKTDASSLQHQFSLLAPNRELAFIMAKENFFRREQAADIWVVKRDDIKRMTQEEREAVKHLNKDYRETKGYGYLKKKWRQYEQEQLTEKDIIGGGDA; this is translated from the coding sequence ATGAGTGAAACAGATAATGGATTCTATCAAGTATTTGAAGTGTTTAGTAAAAAGACAGATGCTTCCTCACTTCAACACCAGTTCAGTCTCCTTGCTCCGAACAGGGAACTCGCTTTTATTATGGCGAAGGAAAATTTCTTCAGGAGAGAACAGGCTGCTGACATCTGGGTAGTAAAACGCGACGATATTAAGCGTATGACGCAGGAAGAACGTGAGGCTGTGAAGCATCTTAACAAAGACTACCGTGAAACAAAGGGATACGGTTATTTAAAGAAAAAGTGGAGACAGTACGAGCAGGAGCAGTTAACGGAAAAAGATATCATAGGGGGTGGTGATGCCTGA
- the paaA gene encoding 1,2-phenylacetyl-CoA epoxidase subunit PaaA, producing the protein MDVDSEQKMKQFMERIDRGDKIEVDDWMPEDYRDALIRLISMHGISEIMGALPEKEWVPKAPTLYRKLAIMAKVQDEMGHGQLLLRVAEDLMEPLGKNRDDLMEDLFSGKLKFHNVFHMEAPTWGDAGIIAWLVDGAAIISQTMMLGTSYGPYGRALKRICAEEVFHAQHGESIIMALAEGTEEQRALLQGSINRWWPSLLMFFGPPSKAETGHTNQDKNMRYKLRTKTNEQLRQEFLTKYVPRIWALGLTVPDPSLRLNEDAEWEYAQPDWKEFKQIVTGHGPKSKERLALRVRSYEMNSWVRDALGKRAQPI; encoded by the coding sequence ATGGATGTGGATTCAGAACAAAAAATGAAACAATTCATGGAACGAATTGATCGGGGCGATAAAATTGAGGTGGATGATTGGATGCCTGAAGACTATCGTGATGCATTAATTCGCTTGATTTCAATGCATGGCATAAGTGAGATCATGGGTGCTCTCCCGGAGAAGGAGTGGGTTCCTAAAGCGCCGACCCTGTATCGAAAGCTTGCTATCATGGCAAAGGTCCAGGATGAGATGGGGCATGGTCAGCTTCTGCTTCGGGTCGCTGAGGATTTAATGGAACCACTGGGTAAGAACCGGGATGATTTGATGGAAGACTTATTTTCTGGAAAGCTCAAGTTTCATAATGTATTTCATATGGAGGCACCAACATGGGGAGATGCTGGAATCATCGCATGGCTTGTTGATGGGGCAGCCATTATTTCTCAGACAATGATGCTTGGGACCTCGTATGGGCCTTATGGCCGTGCATTGAAACGAATTTGTGCAGAAGAGGTATTTCACGCCCAGCACGGTGAGAGCATCATTATGGCTCTTGCTGAAGGGACTGAGGAGCAAAGAGCGTTATTGCAGGGTTCAATTAATAGGTGGTGGCCTTCACTCTTAATGTTCTTTGGTCCACCTTCAAAAGCTGAAACAGGTCATACGAATCAGGATAAAAACATGCGATACAAACTTAGAACGAAAACAAATGAACAGCTGCGTCAAGAGTTTTTAACAAAATATGTCCCTCGAATTTGGGCGTTAGGATTAACCGTACCTGATCCGTCACTCAGGTTAAATGAAGATGCTGAATGGGAATACGCTCAACCCGATTGGAAGGAATTTAAGCAAATTGTTACTGGTCATGGGCCTAAATCAAAAGAACGGTTGGCGCTGCGAGTACGATCATATGAAATGAATAGCTGGGTCAGAGATGCTTTAGGAAAACGTGCACAGCCAATATAG